The Parvibaculaceae bacterium PLY_AMNH_Bact1 genome window below encodes:
- the glpX gene encoding class II fructose-bisphosphatase (Derived by automated computational analysis using gene prediction method: Protein Homology. GO_function: GO:0042132 - fructose 1,6-bisphosphate 1-phosphatase activity [Evidence IEA]; GO_process: GO:0006094 - gluconeogenesis [Evidence IEA]) → MTSKKAANQGLSRTLALELARVTERAAVAASRLSGRGDEKEADQAAVDAMRQELNALPIDGTIVIGEGERDEAPMLYIGEEVGTGGPKVDIALDPLEGTTLTAKNMENALAVVAMAEGGTLLHAPDVYMDKIAIGGGYPDGIVDLDAPAGDNIKALAQAKGVDVSEITACVLDRPRHANLISEIREVGARVSLISDGDIAGVIATTDATTGIDIYMGVGGAPEGVLAAAALRCIGGQMQGRLVTNNEEQKARAAKMGVKDFDAKYSMMEMASGDVIFAATGVTDGSMLDGIKVTKEGVSTHTIVMRSSTGTVRRIRAFHRADSKFEND, encoded by the coding sequence ATGACTTCCAAAAAAGCCGCCAATCAGGGTTTGAGCCGTACTCTGGCTCTTGAGCTCGCGCGTGTGACTGAGCGTGCAGCGGTGGCCGCGTCCAGGCTGTCAGGTCGGGGCGATGAAAAAGAAGCTGATCAGGCTGCGGTCGACGCCATGCGCCAGGAGCTGAATGCACTGCCAATTGATGGCACGATCGTAATTGGCGAGGGAGAGCGCGACGAGGCACCGATGCTTTATATCGGTGAGGAAGTCGGCACTGGCGGGCCAAAGGTCGACATTGCGCTTGATCCGCTGGAAGGCACCACGCTTACCGCTAAGAACATGGAGAATGCACTGGCTGTTGTCGCCATGGCGGAGGGCGGGACCTTGTTGCATGCGCCTGACGTCTACATGGACAAGATTGCGATCGGCGGCGGCTATCCCGATGGCATTGTTGATCTAGATGCGCCCGCTGGTGACAACATTAAGGCGCTGGCCCAGGCAAAAGGTGTGGATGTCAGCGAGATTACGGCCTGTGTTCTTGACCGTCCGCGGCATGCGAACCTTATCTCGGAAATTCGGGAAGTCGGCGCACGTGTGTCCTTGATCTCGGATGGTGATATTGCCGGTGTGATCGCGACGACCGATGCCACGACAGGCATCGACATCTATATGGGGGTCGGTGGAGCCCCAGAAGGTGTGCTCGCGGCAGCGGCGCTTCGGTGCATTGGTGGACAGATGCAGGGCCGCCTTGTCACCAACAATGAAGAACAAAAGGCGCGGGCTGCAAAGATGGGCGTCAAAGACTTTGACGCCAAATATTCCATGATGGAAATGGCAAGCGGCGATGTGATTTTTGCAGCGACGGGTGTCACTGACGGGTCGATGCTTGATGGGATCAAAGTGACAAAAGAAGGCGTATCGACCCATACAATCGTGATGCGATCATCAACGGGTACCGTCCGCCGCATTCGCGCCTTCCATAGAGCAGATTCAAAGTTTGAAAACGACTGA
- a CDS encoding homoserine dehydrogenase (Derived by automated computational analysis using gene prediction method: Protein Homology.) has protein sequence MTTPLRIGLAGLGTVGGGVGKQLEAEGPRLAAISGREIVITAICARDRSKDRGFDVSGASWFDDPVDMAKNADIDVFVELIGGSDGSAKSAVEAALSSGKHVVTANKALVAHHGAALAALAEKGEAALNFEAAVAGGIPIIKAMREGLLANRISQVSGILNGTCNYILTEMEETGADFADVLADAQKLGYAEADPSFDVGGTDAAHKLAILASLSFGTAVDFSSVYVEGIEAVSAADIKFAAEFGYRIKLLGTAVRNEQGAIEQRVHPALVAHSAPLASVSGVTNAVSVDGGYVGNVVLTGPGAGEGPTASAVVADIVDIARGIAFPPFILPQSELQPAETVEMGDYSGAYYLRLEAADRAGSMAEVTKALAEADVSIERIVQRADHGQDGEWLPVVLITHETREATMQRALALLSEHADVVSTPVVIRIQGS, from the coding sequence ATGACAACACCGCTGCGAATTGGCCTGGCGGGACTAGGCACGGTCGGCGGTGGCGTCGGCAAACAATTGGAAGCTGAGGGTCCCCGCCTGGCGGCGATCTCTGGCCGGGAGATTGTTATTACAGCCATTTGTGCCCGTGACAGGTCCAAAGACCGGGGTTTTGATGTTTCCGGGGCGAGCTGGTTTGACGATCCGGTCGATATGGCGAAGAACGCCGATATTGACGTGTTTGTCGAACTGATCGGTGGATCAGACGGTTCGGCGAAAAGCGCGGTTGAGGCGGCTCTTTCTTCTGGCAAGCATGTGGTGACAGCCAACAAGGCTCTTGTGGCGCATCATGGTGCTGCGCTGGCAGCACTTGCGGAGAAAGGTGAGGCCGCGCTTAACTTCGAAGCGGCAGTGGCGGGCGGCATTCCGATCATCAAGGCGATGAGGGAAGGCCTGTTGGCAAACCGGATTTCGCAGGTTTCTGGGATTTTGAACGGGACTTGCAACTACATCCTGACTGAAATGGAAGAAACTGGGGCTGACTTCGCCGATGTGCTCGCCGATGCGCAGAAGCTTGGTTACGCCGAAGCAGACCCTAGCTTTGACGTTGGGGGAACTGATGCGGCCCACAAGCTGGCGATCCTCGCCAGTCTTTCCTTTGGTACGGCAGTCGACTTTTCCTCAGTCTATGTGGAAGGCATTGAGGCGGTATCTGCTGCTGATATCAAGTTTGCTGCTGAGTTTGGATACCGGATCAAGCTTCTGGGCACGGCTGTGCGCAATGAACAAGGTGCCATCGAACAGCGGGTTCATCCGGCGCTGGTGGCCCATAGCGCGCCATTGGCGAGTGTTTCAGGGGTCACCAATGCGGTTTCTGTCGATGGGGGATATGTCGGCAATGTTGTTCTGACGGGCCCTGGCGCGGGAGAGGGGCCAACTGCTTCGGCAGTGGTGGCCGACATTGTGGATATTGCTCGCGGCATCGCTTTCCCGCCATTTATTCTTCCACAATCGGAGCTCCAGCCTGCTGAAACTGTGGAAATGGGCGACTATTCAGGCGCGTACTACTTAAGGCTAGAGGCCGCTGACCGGGCCGGAAGCATGGCTGAAGTGACAAAGGCCCTTGCGGAGGCAGATGTCTCCATTGAGCGGATTGTCCAGCGTGCTGACCACGGGCAAGATGGCGAATGGCTTCCGGTGGTCCTGATTACCCATGAGACCCGCGAGGCGACGATGCAACGGGCACTGGCGCTTCTTTCAGAACATGCAGATGTGGTGAGCACGCCGGTTGTGATCCGCATCCAAGGCTCATAG
- a CDS encoding LL-diaminopimelate aminotransferase (Derived by automated computational analysis using gene prediction method: Protein Homology. GO_function: GO:0030170 - pyridoxal phosphate binding [Evidence IEA]), with the protein MTEEFHRIKRLPPYVLEVVNRLKAKARAEGRDIIDFGMGNPDMPTPQHIVDKLIETVQDPRTHRYSASRGIPGLRKAQAGYYERRFGVKLDPETQVIATLGSKEGLANLAQAISAPGDVILVPNPTYPIHAFGFIISGGVVRHLLGGVEPGEEYLRTLHRALKHSVPAPSALVINYPANPTGYVADLEFYKEVVKIAKEHELFLISDLAYAEIYFDGNPPPSLLQVPGAMDLAVEFTSLSKTFAMPGWRMGFAVGNERLIGALARVKSYLDYGAFTPIQVAAAAALNGPTDCIEEIRETYKTRRDILIDSMGRAGWEIPTPKAGMFAWAPIPEKFKHLGSLAFSMLLLEHADIAVAAGIGFGEYGDGHVRIGLVENEQRIRQAARNVKKFLENADKILADYDPSGGTVVQYPGQKA; encoded by the coding sequence ATGACTGAGGAATTTCATCGTATCAAACGCTTGCCCCCTTACGTTTTGGAGGTGGTCAACCGCCTGAAAGCGAAGGCGCGCGCGGAAGGGCGCGACATTATCGATTTCGGCATGGGTAATCCCGATATGCCGACCCCTCAGCACATTGTCGATAAGCTGATTGAGACGGTGCAAGACCCGCGGACCCATCGCTATTCTGCCTCCAGAGGCATTCCGGGGCTTCGCAAAGCACAAGCTGGCTACTACGAACGCCGGTTCGGAGTGAAACTCGATCCGGAGACGCAGGTCATCGCGACACTGGGCTCCAAAGAGGGGCTTGCAAACCTTGCGCAGGCGATCTCAGCGCCGGGTGACGTGATCCTGGTTCCAAATCCGACATATCCAATTCATGCCTTCGGATTCATCATCTCCGGTGGCGTCGTTCGGCACTTGTTGGGTGGTGTTGAGCCGGGTGAGGAATATCTGCGGACACTGCATCGCGCTCTCAAGCATTCGGTTCCTGCACCCTCCGCGCTGGTGATCAATTATCCTGCAAATCCAACGGGTTACGTCGCAGACCTCGAGTTCTACAAGGAGGTCGTGAAGATCGCAAAGGAGCATGAGCTGTTCCTGATCTCAGACCTTGCCTACGCGGAAATCTATTTTGACGGCAATCCGCCGCCATCATTGCTGCAAGTACCGGGCGCTATGGATCTGGCGGTTGAGTTTACGTCGCTGTCCAAGACTTTTGCGATGCCTGGCTGGCGTATGGGATTTGCAGTTGGTAATGAGCGCCTTATTGGCGCGCTTGCTCGTGTAAAGTCCTATCTGGACTATGGGGCTTTCACGCCGATCCAGGTTGCGGCGGCCGCGGCGCTTAATGGTCCGACGGACTGCATTGAGGAAATCCGCGAGACCTACAAAACCCGCCGGGATATCCTGATTGACAGTATGGGACGTGCTGGATGGGAAATTCCAACACCGAAAGCGGGCATGTTTGCCTGGGCCCCGATCCCGGAAAAATTCAAGCATTTGGGCTCGTTGGCTTTCTCGATGTTGTTGCTGGAGCATGCTGACATCGCCGTGGCAGCAGGAATAGGCTTTGGCGAATATGGCGATGGGCATGTGCGTATCGGGCTGGTTGAAAACGAACAACGCATCCGTCAGGCGGCGCGGAATGTGAAAAAATTCCTGGAAAATGCAGACAAAATCCTCGCGGACTATGACCCTTCAGGGGGCACCGTGGTGCAGTATCCGGGGCAGAAAGCGTAA
- a CDS encoding OmpA family protein (Derived by automated computational analysis using gene prediction method: Protein Homology.), whose product MTSERQPSEACSSATPGIVERATKRFGNVLGTVLLVTGLAACSTAPDWARPGLIYGDDAEAAAADPNTEKDFPELADVPGEVPARSSATEVQEAVDGLAADRERARYSDEILRGGTGAPAPAPRSAAPTSSPAPLPTATLTAPSPAAAAASSNVGVIPEPARGGRSSLASAESAAEQVVERATQAAVTAPVVTEPVSVPAPQASAPVAAAPEPVAAATPVAPAPAQPAQTNRRPAVPAVPDTARVTSTPQANVASSATPNYRERPPVPVQTTEPAAQAAVVPTPRATPSVAAAATTVPRSSSTFEASSAPALTQEALEAAGPIVSSRYGAAGAPTGSADPEDPVEVNLDALRGLGPVGPGASLAPAQSAPNGTAYANQGGPGNIPPYVVSFAHGSTGLNAEDRQKIAAAAASAAAYNGIVRVVGHASSRTGDLGVGDHLLANFNVSMKRANAVANELIRAGLDPSRVVVEAKGDAVPVYYESMPAGEAGNRRAEIFIE is encoded by the coding sequence ATGACAAGTGAACGCCAACCAAGCGAAGCATGTTCGTCTGCTACACCAGGGATCGTTGAGCGAGCGACGAAGCGGTTTGGTAACGTTCTGGGCACAGTGTTGCTGGTTACCGGCCTTGCGGCCTGTTCGACGGCTCCTGATTGGGCACGTCCTGGTCTCATTTATGGCGATGATGCTGAGGCCGCAGCGGCAGACCCCAACACTGAAAAAGACTTTCCCGAGTTAGCTGATGTTCCAGGTGAAGTGCCTGCGCGAAGCTCTGCGACTGAGGTGCAAGAAGCGGTTGATGGTTTGGCTGCCGACCGGGAGCGGGCGCGATATAGCGACGAAATTTTGCGTGGGGGGACAGGAGCACCTGCTCCGGCGCCTAGAAGTGCCGCACCGACTTCAAGCCCTGCGCCTCTACCAACAGCAACCCTAACGGCGCCTTCACCCGCTGCTGCAGCTGCTTCATCCAATGTGGGGGTCATTCCTGAACCCGCACGGGGTGGACGGTCCTCTTTGGCTTCCGCCGAGAGCGCTGCTGAACAGGTCGTTGAACGCGCGACCCAGGCCGCTGTTACGGCGCCCGTTGTGACCGAACCTGTATCTGTGCCGGCGCCTCAGGCGTCAGCTCCTGTTGCTGCCGCTCCGGAGCCAGTGGCTGCAGCGACACCCGTTGCGCCTGCGCCAGCTCAACCAGCCCAGACGAACCGTCGCCCGGCCGTACCAGCGGTGCCTGATACTGCCCGTGTGACCTCGACACCTCAGGCGAATGTGGCATCGTCTGCCACGCCGAATTACCGCGAACGCCCACCTGTGCCGGTTCAAACGACCGAGCCTGCGGCGCAAGCTGCGGTTGTACCAACACCGCGCGCAACACCGTCCGTTGCTGCTGCTGCGACCACTGTTCCTCGCTCAAGTAGTACGTTCGAAGCATCTTCAGCGCCTGCTTTGACGCAGGAAGCGCTGGAAGCAGCCGGGCCAATTGTTTCTTCTCGCTATGGTGCCGCAGGGGCTCCGACGGGTTCTGCCGACCCGGAAGACCCGGTGGAGGTCAATCTGGATGCTTTGAGAGGTCTGGGACCTGTTGGGCCGGGTGCTTCACTTGCTCCTGCACAGTCTGCTCCTAATGGAACCGCCTATGCGAACCAGGGTGGACCCGGCAATATACCCCCCTATGTGGTGAGTTTTGCCCATGGTTCGACGGGACTTAACGCTGAGGACCGGCAGAAGATTGCCGCCGCCGCTGCAAGCGCTGCGGCATATAACGGCATTGTGCGGGTCGTTGGGCATGCGTCCAGTCGGACAGGAGACCTTGGGGTAGGCGATCATCTTCTTGCGAACTTCAATGTGTCCATGAAACGAGCGAATGCGGTCGCAAATGAGCTCATTCGAGCGGGGCTCGATCCCTCACGTGTGGTTGTCGAGGCGAAAGGGGACGCGGTTCCCGTCTACTACGAATCCATGCCTGCGGGTGAAGCGGGAAACCGCCGCGCCGAAATATTCATTGAATAG
- a CDS encoding EamA family transporter (Derived by automated computational analysis using gene prediction method: Protein Homology. GO_component: GO:0016020 - membrane [Evidence IEA]), which produces METDISLALIGLVLLTALMHASWNAMVRAGEDRLNSLALMTGACGLFALPVLPFLPFPTLETWAILGVTLVLHTGYKLFLVRAYTFGDLGHVYPIARGTAPLLVALGAYLIIGETVSLYAVAGLILVTGGIMSLAWQRRGGSSDERKATFYALGTAAFIASYTMMDGIGGRVAQTPMTYVFWLFLLDGLIFFSIGLYRRGWRSIRATNSIGVIAFGGAALQMIAYALVIWAMSVAPLGLISALRETSVIFAALLSAYILKEPVGRIGIAAAIIVAVGVILIRF; this is translated from the coding sequence ATGGAAACCGACATTAGCCTCGCCCTGATCGGCCTGGTCCTTCTTACAGCCCTTATGCATGCAAGCTGGAACGCCATGGTGCGTGCTGGCGAGGACAGGCTTAACTCGCTGGCTCTGATGACTGGCGCCTGCGGTCTGTTCGCTCTGCCCGTATTGCCGTTCCTACCGTTCCCCACTCTGGAAACCTGGGCGATATTAGGCGTCACCCTTGTCCTCCACACGGGTTACAAGCTGTTTCTCGTGCGCGCTTACACTTTTGGGGATTTAGGACACGTCTACCCCATTGCGCGTGGCACCGCACCGCTGCTCGTTGCACTGGGAGCCTACCTGATCATAGGCGAAACAGTGTCCCTTTATGCGGTAGCAGGCCTGATCCTGGTAACAGGCGGCATCATGAGCCTAGCCTGGCAAAGACGCGGCGGCTCATCTGACGAGCGCAAAGCGACATTCTACGCGTTGGGCACTGCCGCCTTTATTGCCAGCTACACGATGATGGACGGCATTGGCGGACGTGTCGCTCAAACCCCAATGACGTATGTGTTTTGGTTGTTTCTGCTCGACGGGCTCATATTTTTCTCGATCGGGCTTTACCGACGCGGCTGGCGGTCAATACGAGCGACCAATTCCATCGGCGTCATCGCATTCGGTGGTGCCGCTCTTCAAATGATCGCTTATGCATTGGTTATCTGGGCCATGAGCGTTGCGCCTCTGGGCCTGATATCGGCACTGCGGGAGACAAGCGTCATCTTCGCTGCCTTGCTCTCAGCCTACATCCTCAAAGAACCCGTCGGGCGCATTGGCATCGCCGCCGCAATCATCGTCGCAGTTGGGGTCATTCTCATCCGGTTTTAA
- a CDS encoding SDR family NAD(P)-dependent oxidoreductase (Derived by automated computational analysis using gene prediction method: Protein Homology.): protein MIDYQGKSVLITGAASGIGEATAIALSKRGANVICADVDADGVNETVASIGEGATAMVCDLSDPTAAAKLVDQAYETAGHLDLIFSNAGIGHRSSLAKEPFDATDAMTKLFEINFFAGPKIAQAYARHLEADGKRGRLMVTASENSLSVPTAVSAGKMTFYGATKHALLVAMEWLRIEQEKAGLLDLHVLLPGAVYTPLVARSLPDPSMAPPELEVITAERCAEVALKGMDLDLFYIPTQAHLLDDMQPRMKDIEASLKALEITRTY, encoded by the coding sequence ATGATCGACTATCAAGGCAAGAGCGTTCTGATAACAGGCGCTGCGTCTGGTATTGGCGAGGCAACAGCAATCGCTTTGTCAAAGCGTGGCGCGAACGTCATTTGTGCAGATGTGGATGCGGACGGTGTCAACGAAACTGTTGCAAGTATCGGTGAGGGCGCAACAGCGATGGTCTGTGACCTTAGCGACCCTACCGCCGCGGCGAAGCTTGTCGATCAGGCATATGAGACAGCTGGGCATCTGGACCTGATCTTCTCCAATGCGGGCATAGGGCATCGCAGCAGTCTTGCCAAAGAGCCGTTTGATGCAACCGATGCCATGACGAAGCTCTTTGAGATCAACTTTTTTGCCGGACCGAAAATCGCACAAGCCTATGCGCGTCACCTGGAAGCTGATGGTAAGCGGGGTAGACTGATGGTAACCGCGTCGGAGAACTCCTTAAGCGTACCGACGGCGGTCAGTGCAGGCAAGATGACGTTCTACGGCGCGACCAAACATGCGCTACTGGTGGCAATGGAATGGCTGCGGATTGAGCAGGAGAAGGCAGGTCTTCTCGACCTTCATGTACTTTTACCTGGTGCCGTTTACACGCCGCTTGTCGCGCGCAGTCTGCCAGACCCGTCCATGGCGCCGCCGGAGCTCGAGGTCATCACGGCAGAGCGCTGTGCAGAGGTTGCGCTTAAGGGAATGGATTTAGATCTCTTCTACATTCCAACCCAGGCTCACCTGCTGGATGACATGCAACCGCGCATGAAAGACATTGAAGCTTCACTGAAAGCCTTGGAGATCACGCGGACCTACTAA
- a CDS encoding hypothetical protein (Derived by automated computational analysis using gene prediction method: GeneMarkS-2+.), with the protein MKLLKPTIDHIPAYLSALGRGWSPDNLRPEAAQEQTAAISKDAISFVSKLDDPTAQAGPIILPDGSKVSRFSTIWGKALQARPDRAQIWCSALMK; encoded by the coding sequence ATGAAGTTACTCAAGCCAACCATTGATCATATTCCTGCCTATCTTTCTGCTCTTGGTAGAGGTTGGTCGCCAGATAATTTGCGCCCAGAGGCTGCACAAGAGCAGACGGCTGCGATCTCAAAGGACGCGATATCATTTGTGTCTAAACTTGACGATCCGACAGCTCAGGCGGGGCCCATCATACTTCCAGACGGATCGAAGGTGTCGCGCTTCTCGACAATCTGGGGAAAGGCGCTTCAGGCGCGGCCGGACAGAGCACAAATTTGGTGCTCGGCATTGATGAAGTAA
- the argC gene encoding N-acetyl-gamma-glutamyl-phosphate reductase (Derived by automated computational analysis using gene prediction method: Protein Homology. GO_function: GO:0003942 - N-acetyl-gamma-glutamyl-phosphate reductase activity [Evidence IEA]; GO_process: GO:0006592 - ornithine biosynthetic process [Evidence IEA]) yields MKRVFIDGEAGTTGLLIRDRIVGRRDIELLQIDPAKRKDADERKRLLNAADIVFLCLPDEAAIEAVSVIDNPDTVVIDGSTAFRVADGWTYGFPEMTRDHRTAVASSKRISNPGCYPTGTIALVRPLVDAGILPKDFPLTINAISGYSGGGKGMIAEYEDPQAPATSEQPFRLYGLTLAHKHVPEMQVYGGLNHKPLFSPAVGRYRQGMLVEVPVQLWSLASDATPDQIWDVLSEHYAGERFVSVADAEETAGIANIDPEGLNHTNEMKLFVFGNEETEQVRLVAQLDNLGKGASGAAVQSMNLVLGLDEAEGLVPDA; encoded by the coding sequence ATGAAACGGGTATTCATTGACGGTGAAGCGGGAACAACAGGCCTTCTGATACGGGACCGGATTGTGGGACGGCGCGACATAGAGTTGTTGCAGATCGATCCGGCGAAGCGGAAGGATGCAGACGAGCGGAAGCGTCTCCTGAATGCAGCAGACATCGTCTTTCTGTGTCTGCCTGATGAAGCAGCCATTGAAGCTGTTTCAGTCATCGACAATCCAGACACTGTTGTGATCGACGGCTCAACGGCGTTTCGGGTAGCCGATGGATGGACCTATGGCTTCCCGGAGATGACCAGGGACCACCGGACAGCAGTTGCCAGCTCCAAACGGATCAGTAATCCGGGCTGTTATCCGACAGGAACGATTGCACTTGTGCGGCCATTGGTCGACGCTGGCATCTTGCCCAAGGACTTTCCGCTGACGATTAATGCCATCTCAGGCTATAGCGGTGGCGGCAAGGGTATGATTGCAGAGTATGAAGACCCACAGGCCCCTGCGACCTCCGAGCAGCCTTTTCGACTCTATGGTTTGACCCTCGCGCATAAACATGTGCCCGAGATGCAAGTCTATGGCGGGTTGAATCATAAACCACTCTTTTCACCGGCTGTTGGCCGCTACCGGCAGGGCATGCTGGTGGAAGTGCCGGTGCAGCTCTGGTCTTTGGCATCGGATGCCACGCCGGATCAAATTTGGGATGTGCTCAGCGAGCATTATGCAGGTGAGCGGTTTGTGTCGGTTGCAGATGCAGAAGAAACCGCTGGCATTGCGAATATTGATCCTGAGGGCCTCAACCACACGAATGAGATGAAACTCTTTGTCTTTGGAAACGAAGAGACTGAGCAGGTTCGGCTTGTGGCGCAACTCGACAATCTGGGCAAAGGTGCCTCAGGTGCTGCTGTGCAGAGCATGAACCTGGTGCTCGGGCTTGATGAAGCTGAAGGTTTGGTGCCGGATGCTTAG